The genomic stretch CAGACAAAAAAAGCCTCTTCCCCGGCGATAAATCACCGGGCTATTGGCAAATGTCCCTCCGGGACACCTCGTCCCGAAGGGACTGACCCATCATAGCCCACCGTTTCAACGGTGGGCAAGGCAAACAGATTATCCCAAAATAGCCTTCAAATCCTCTTCCGGTGTGGCCGCAACTGGTTTGATATCAAAGGTCGCAACCAGAAAATCAAGAATCGCCGGGCTGATAAAGGCAGGCAAGGAGGGTCCGAGGCGGATGTCCTTGATGCCGAGATAGAGCAAGGTCAGCAGAATTGCTGCTGCTTTCTGCTCGTACCAGGAGATAATCATGGACAGGGGCAGATCATTAACCTCGCACTCAAAGGCACCGGCCAAGGCCACCGCAATCTGGATCGCTGAATAGGCATCATTACACTGACCCACATCAAGCAGACGCGGAATCCCGCCGATGTCACCAAGGTCTTTATCAAAGAAACGGAACTTACCACAGGCCAAGGTCAAGACCACGCAGTCATCAGGCACCTGCTCAACAAATTTGGTGAAATAATCCCGGCCCGGCTTGGCACCGTCGCAGCCGCCGACCAGAAAGAAATGACGGATATCTTTATTTTTCACCGCCTCAATCACCTTATCAGCAACCCCGAGCACTGCATTGCGGGCAAAGCCGACCATGACAGAGCCGTTATCCGCATCGTCCTGCCAGCCATCCATAGCCAGGGCCTTGTCAATGACCGAGGTGAAATCCTTCCCCACAATATGAGCGACTCCGGGCCAGCCAACTAGACCGGTGGTAAAGATACGATCCTTATATTCATCCTTGGGTTTCTGGATGCAGTTGGTTGTGAACAGCACCGGTCCGGGAAAATTCGGGAATTCCTTATGCTGATTCTGCCAAGCAGTGCCAAAGTGACCGTAAAAATGATCGTATTTTTTCAGCTCAGGATACCCATGACAGGGCAGCATCTCGCCGTGGGTGTACACATCAATGCCCTTGCCTTGGGTCTGCTCAAGAAGTAGCTGGAGATCGTGCAGATCATGACCGGTGATCAGAATACATTTATTAGGACGATGACCCAGCGGCACCGAAGCAGGAACCGGATGACCGTAGGTGCCTGTATTACCTGCATCAAGCAACTCCATCGCCCGCAGGTTAATCTCACCGGCCTTCATAGCCACAGGCACGCAGTCCGCAATGGTCAGTCCTTCAGCCAGCAAGGCGGACAGGGCTTCGTAGGTGAACCCGGCAATGGCCGGATCATTCTGGCCGAGAATAGAGGCATGATCTGTGTAGGCGGCAATACCCTTGAGCCCGTACAACAGGGTCTGCTTCAGGGAGCGAATATTTTCATCACTGTCCAGATTCGGGATAAATTGCAGCTCAGCACCCTGTTGAACTAGGCCAGCCATTGAATCCGCCGGGCTAAAAGATGCTGCCGGATGATCAAAGTCAACCGTACCGCCAGCCTCAGCAATCCGTGTTTTCAGGGATTCACGCAGGTCCACAACCTTATTAATCAGAACAACAAAGCGTTCCGGGTCAAAGTTCACATTGGTCAGCGTGGAGAAAATCGCCTCCATTGTGAAACGATCAATCTTATCATCAATAATTCCCTTCTGCCGCGCTTCATGGGCAAACAGGGACATACCGCACAGGGCATAGATCAGGACATCTTCGATTTCTGCAACTTCTTCGTTTTTACCGCATACGCCCACAGTGGTACAGGCGATGCCCTTGGCTGTCTGTTCGCATTGATTGCAATACATGATTACTCTCTCCGGTAAAGTTTATGCAGCATTTATGTATAGATTCACACAGTACGTTTTCATTATGTATGAACAATACAGTGAATATTTCTTGCCTACATTGACTTGTATCAAAAAAACGAAAATATGCCTAAGCAAATCCAAAATCGTATCAACAGCATGAACCTCATTGTAATAAATCGCAATTTAGCAACTCGGTAATTAGGGGGTTGACAGGCAGAACGTTATCCATAATGATAAGCATCTCCGTTCTCAGCTGATAACGCTGACAAGGACGCAGCATTCGCTTGATGAACAAAAAAACAGCTCCAGACAGATAACCCCACCAAAAAAGGACAAGGCCGTGCTGAATAAAAAACAACTCCTTGCCGAATCAATCCTTTTCAAAGGACTTACCCCGCCCCTGCTCCAACAGATTGCCGACCTCGCTTCCGTAAAAAATTTTCAGCGAGGCGAATCCATCTTTTTTGAAGGGGATGAGGCGACCGGATTCTACATGGTGGGCCAGGGCAGGGTAAAAATTTTCAAAATGTCGTTGGACGGCAAAGAGCAGATTCTCCACATCTTTGGACCTGGCGAACCCTTTGGCGAGGTCCCGGTTTTTCACGGCAATCCCTATCCAGCCAATGCCTTTAGCATTGAGCCTTCCGTCATGCTGTTCTTTCCCCGGCAGAAATTCATCGACCTGATCAACAGCACGCCTTCTCTGGCTCTTTCCATGCTGGCGGTCCTCTCCATGCGCCTGCGGCGCTTTGCCGCTCAGATAGAGAGTCTATCGCTGAAAGAGGTTCCGGCACGGTTGGCTGCACACCTGATCTATCTCGCTGAGGAGCAGAAAAATACCAACGCGGTTACCCTTGAGATTCCCAAGGGCCAGCTGGCAAGTCTCCTGGGAACCAGTCCAGAGACTCTGTCCAGAATTTTCGCAAAAATGAGTGGGGAAGGCTTAATCAAAGTCAGCGGCAAAAAAATCGAGCTCCTCTGCTATGACAAGCTGCTGGAGCGATAGAGAACGTCAGAGGATTTTACGGCAGCTTATTCTCCTGCGGAGCGATTCCGCCTTGTCATTGCTCGCTCTTTGGCGCACCAAAATATCTTCCAGACTGACCGGGTGACCATAATAGGCAGTATTTAATGAGCTGCGCGGGGTTATGACGGCCCCGCCAAGTGCAACACCATTAATAATTCCCCTCATGGATCGGGCAAAGGCCAGAATATCAACAGCATCTTGAGGAGGCCCGTCGCCAACCAACCCTGCTTTGACCACGATTTTCGAATCGATTTTCGAATCGATCTTGAACTCAGGCGAGAGCATGGCATTCATCCCCTGCTCCGTCATGATCAAGAGAATAATCTCCGAGGCGTCCGCACCGATTTGCAGCCCCATTGACACCGAATCTATGGCATAAAACCCAGGATAGCTCCACGTTCCGGTTACCGAATCACGGGCAAGGAGCAGCCCGGATCCCCTAGAACTCCCTATCAAAAATGCTCCTCTGAGCATTTGCGGGGCAATAAAAACACCGCGCACAGTGCCAATATTTCCACGAAACCATTCCATATTGGGATCTTCCAAAAAAACACGCAGAACAGCATCACTTTTTGTGACTAATTCTCCGGCATCCAAGAGATCCTGTTGAAGCAGTGCATTTTTTGAAAATCCCCGAGAGGGGTATAAGATAAGAACACAACAAAAAAGAAGGCCTACTGTTCCTCTTGCTGCGTCAGAAAGGAAAAGAGTGTGTTTGAGAAAAAACATACGATCCTTTATAAGGTTTTGAAGAATGAGCAGAGCAAGAAAACTCTTCTCACAGCCTTAAACTATCCGGTGAGACAGGACATACTTGCCTGACTGCGCCGATGCGACCTGTGTGTTTTTCTAAAAAAATGACCGGCATCAACAAGTGGCCGGTCACTCCTATGCAGCTCAATCGGCTTCGAAAAAAAACTCTTTTTCGGCCTGGCATTTAGGGCAAACCCAGTCATCAGGCAGATCTTTAAAAGCAGTTCCCGCTTCAATACCGCTATCGTCATCTCCCTCTTCTGGATCATAAACATAACCGCAGGGACACTCATACTTTTGCATTGTTCACATTCCTCCTGTTGAATAAAATAACGTTCCTCTTTGCTTCTTCTAACGGGGTACAACTTCTTTACTGAATCCCGCCTCTTCAGGCGGAACAACAAGGAAGCTAGCTTCCTAAAAAGAGTATAATTAACCTGCTACTATTAAGCAAGAAAAAGCCGTTGTTTTCTTCCAAGGAGAAACACTCCCCCTCCCCCCTGTTTCCAGCGGGTAAATTATCTGAAATTCATATTTTTTCCCTTGACAAGAAGGGTCTTCCTGTAGTTTAATTATATTTTTTATTCAGCATAATTTGATAAAATTTTATCATTGATCATATATGGAGGAAAGAATATGTATGCCATAGTACGTACCGGCGGAAAGCAGTATCAGGTCGCGAGCGGTGATACTTTACGGGTAGAGAAATTAACAGGAGAAGTCGGCGAAACTGTAGAACTTTCTGATGTTTTACTGATCGCAGACGGAGACAACATCCGGGTTGGAACTCCTGCGGTTGAGGGTGCCAAGGTCGTCGCCAAAATCGTTGAGCAGGGCAAGGCGAAGAAAGTACTTGTTTTCAAGAAAAAGAGACGTAAAGGATATCGAGTCCTGCGTGGTCATCGTCAGCTTTTCACTGCTCTGAGTATTCAGGAGATCATGTAGGACACCGCGCGGTGTCTTTGACATGCATTCTGACCATTAATTTTTTATTTATTTTACCTAGAGAGAGCTCATGGCACATAAAAAGGCAGGCGGCAGTTCGAGAAACGGTCGCGACAGTGGAGGACAACGGCGTGGAGTAAAACGCTTCGGCGGACAAACCGTGACAGCAGGTAGCATTATTGTTCGTCAGCTCGGCACCAAAATCCATCCTGGAACCAATGTCGGTTGCGGACGTGATTACACTCTGTTCGCCAAAATTGACGGCGTGGTTACGTTTGAAGACTTCGGCAAAAACCGCAAGCGGGTGGCTGTATATCCGTCTACGGA from Candidatus Electrothrix communis encodes the following:
- the hcp gene encoding hydroxylamine reductase; translated protein: MYCNQCEQTAKGIACTTVGVCGKNEEVAEIEDVLIYALCGMSLFAHEARQKGIIDDKIDRFTMEAIFSTLTNVNFDPERFVVLINKVVDLRESLKTRIAEAGGTVDFDHPAASFSPADSMAGLVQQGAELQFIPNLDSDENIRSLKQTLLYGLKGIAAYTDHASILGQNDPAIAGFTYEALSALLAEGLTIADCVPVAMKAGEINLRAMELLDAGNTGTYGHPVPASVPLGHRPNKCILITGHDLHDLQLLLEQTQGKGIDVYTHGEMLPCHGYPELKKYDHFYGHFGTAWQNQHKEFPNFPGPVLFTTNCIQKPKDEYKDRIFTTGLVGWPGVAHIVGKDFTSVIDKALAMDGWQDDADNGSVMVGFARNAVLGVADKVIEAVKNKDIRHFFLVGGCDGAKPGRDYFTKFVEQVPDDCVVLTLACGKFRFFDKDLGDIGGIPRLLDVGQCNDAYSAIQIAVALAGAFECEVNDLPLSMIISWYEQKAAAILLTLLYLGIKDIRLGPSLPAFISPAILDFLVATFDIKPVAATPEEDLKAILG
- the rpmA gene encoding 50S ribosomal protein L27, whose product is MAHKKAGGSSRNGRDSGGQRRGVKRFGGQTVTAGSIIVRQLGTKIHPGTNVGCGRDYTLFAKIDGVVTFEDFGKNRKRVAVYPSTDSCSCTQAQTQEQCGADC
- a CDS encoding rubredoxin, with the protein product MQKYECPCGYVYDPEEGDDDSGIEAGTAFKDLPDDWVCPKCQAEKEFFFEAD
- the rplU gene encoding 50S ribosomal protein L21 produces the protein MYAIVRTGGKQYQVASGDTLRVEKLTGEVGETVELSDVLLIADGDNIRVGTPAVEGAKVVAKIVEQGKAKKVLVFKKKRRKGYRVLRGHRQLFTALSIQEIM
- a CDS encoding Crp/Fnr family transcriptional regulator translates to MLNKKQLLAESILFKGLTPPLLQQIADLASVKNFQRGESIFFEGDEATGFYMVGQGRVKIFKMSLDGKEQILHIFGPGEPFGEVPVFHGNPYPANAFSIEPSVMLFFPRQKFIDLINSTPSLALSMLAVLSMRLRRFAAQIESLSLKEVPARLAAHLIYLAEEQKNTNAVTLEIPKGQLASLLGTSPETLSRIFAKMSGEGLIKVSGKKIELLCYDKLLER
- a CDS encoding lipid-binding SYLF domain-containing protein, with translation MEWFRGNIGTVRGVFIAPQMLRGAFLIGSSRGSGLLLARDSVTGTWSYPGFYAIDSVSMGLQIGADASEIILLIMTEQGMNAMLSPEFKIDSKIDSKIVVKAGLVGDGPPQDAVDILAFARSMRGIINGVALGGAVITPRSSLNTAYYGHPVSLEDILVRQRASNDKAESLRRRISCRKIL